TCGGGTCCGGTGAGTCGCCAGCGTTCACCAGACCCAGCGCAGTCCAGCTGGCTCACGACCTCGGTTTTGAATGCCTGGTAGTGGTCGAGGGCCAACGCCTCGTCTCTCGTGTAGTCGAGGAGGAGTGCGAGCGCGAGTTGCGCCGGACCACTACCACCATATCCCCATTCGAATCCCGAAGGACTGTGGTTCACTAGCGCGAGACTCCGATCTGGCGTGAGCCGTTCTTGGCCGGGACGTTTCTCAACGATAGCCTGCCCGCTCTGCCGATACCCGACGTAGGCGATGTCGCAGTCGCTCGCTGGGTGTGTCTGTTCAATCGAGTGTGTGTCGCTAGGTCTACTCATCGGTCTGTTCGGGAGCTACTCGTTCGAGCACCCCCGCACCCCTCAGGGGGCGAAAAACAGCCACAGGAACTGCTTTCCCCTACGCGAGATGGGAGATATCGGCTGGTTCGTCGACATCGTCGAACTCGCCTCGTTCGACCGGCTGCCAGTCATCACCGGGTGCTGGACTCCACCAGTCGACCTCGTAGGCACCCGGTGCGCCGAGGATCTTCACCCGTGCCGACCCATCGGGTAGGTCGCGACGGAGCTTCTCGTCGACGTGGAGGTTCCACGTTGAGTGGGTGTCGAAGCAGGCGAGGACGGCCTCCTCGTAGCCGCGTGTCTCTCGGGATTCTTGGAGTTCGACCTGCGTGTTGCAGTTCTTGCAGAACACTCCTTCGAAGGGAATGTGACTGAATACCTCGTGCCCGCAGACCGGACACCAGAGGAACTCGAACAGTGCTTCGCTGTGGCGGTCGATAACTTCCAGACTCATCTGTGGATCTGGCCCGATTGAGACGGGCCACCCATTCCGGCCCAAAATAAACGTCACCGTAGATCCGCACTAATCAATCAGCGCTCGGCGCCGTACACGATTCTCGAGGATGCTTCGTACCCACAGCTCCGACACTCGAACCAACGCTGAACCTTCGCGCCGTCAGCCGTTTTTCCGCCGATTGCCACATCGCTGTTCGGACACTCGGGACAACTCAGTTCGGGCGCTGGCCGTTTCCGGAGCTCGTCACGGAACGATTTCGCGTCTTTTGTCTCGTACCCCCGCGACCCCACCGGGTAGCCGTCGACGAGGATTGCGCCACGCCACTTGTAGCGGTACGAGCCCGGTGCTCGGTGTAAGACCGCCCGAGCGCCGGTCTCGGTATTCCGGTATGCGAGTGTGGGTGTGCGACTCTCGCGCTTCCAATTTGTGATCCGGGACATCTGTTAGAAGTGGACGTCGGCGGGCACGATCCAGAGGTCCTCGCTCTCCTCCAGCACTCGATCCAGCTGCTCACGGTGACGGATACCGTTCGCATATTCGTTGTACAGGAAGATTGTTGGCCCGTCGTAGGCGCCGACCTGGTGGAAGGCGTGCCGAGCGAGATCTTCGTCGCGCATGATCTCCTCGTCGGAGAGTTCCTCGATGGCCTCTTTCACCCGGTCGAGGTTGCGTTCGAACTCCTCTTTCGTCGCCTCCC
This genomic stretch from Halomarina ordinaria harbors:
- a CDS encoding DUF6166 domain-containing protein, which translates into the protein MSRPSDTHSIEQTHPASDCDIAYVGYRQSGQAIVEKRPGQERLTPDRSLALVNHSPSGFEWGYGGSGPAQLALALLLDYTRDEALALDHYQAFKTEVVSQLDCAGSGERWRLTGPEIDAILHETPGEPVAPSI
- a CDS encoding DUF7568 family protein, with protein sequence MSRITNWKRESRTPTLAYRNTETGARAVLHRAPGSYRYKWRGAILVDGYPVGSRGYETKDAKSFRDELRKRPAPELSCPECPNSDVAIGGKTADGAKVQRWFECRSCGYEASSRIVYGAER
- a CDS encoding DUF7567 family protein, with protein sequence MSLEVIDRHSEALFEFLWCPVCGHEVFSHIPFEGVFCKNCNTQVELQESRETRGYEEAVLACFDTHSTWNLHVDEKLRRDLPDGSARVKILGAPGAYEVDWWSPAPGDDWQPVERGEFDDVDEPADISHLA